In Phlebotomus papatasi isolate M1 chromosome 1, Ppap_2.1, whole genome shotgun sequence, the following proteins share a genomic window:
- the LOC129800570 gene encoding copper homeostasis protein cutC homolog, with protein MGKVLLEVCVDSVESAKEAAKGGAGRIELCSALSEGGLTPTVGLLKIVKRTIEPKIPVFVMLRPRRADFCFSPEEIEVILLDMEVLRENGADGFVFGALTAEGSIDVINCRRVIEAAGNLPVTFHRAFDVTNEVDSEKTCTEIADLGFKRLLTSGFQASAEAGLKQIKKLNEMFHERLIIMPGAGINERNVKKIADECKCREIHASARIPKNQLTTSGISMGGGTADLQPLMVTSSGVVGKMIEILGM; from the exons ATGGGTAAGGTTCTGTTGGAAGTTTGTGTGGATTCCGTTGAATCTGCCAAGGAAGCTGCGAAAGGAGGGGCGGGAAGGATTGAATTATGTTCAGCTCTGAGTGAAGGTGGCTTGACACCAACAGTTGGACTTCTGAAAATTGTTAAACGCACT ATTGAGCCTAAAATTCCTGTTTTCGTCATGCTGCGTCCTCGACGAGCTGACTTCTGCTTCAGTCCTGAAGAAATTGAAGTGATTCTGCTGGATATGGAAGTATTGAGAGAAAATGGAGCGGATGGTTTTGTCTTTGGCGCTCTTACGGCTGAGGGATCAATTGATGTGATCAATTGCAGGAGGGTCATAGAAGCTGCTGGGAATCTTCCGGTGACTTTCCATCGAGCTTTTGATGTGACAAATGAAGTGGACTCTGAGAAAACATGTACTGAAATTGCTGATCTTGGTTTCAAGAGGCTCCTCACAAGTGGCTTTCAAGCTTCAGCGGAAGCTGGTTTGAAGCAGATCAAAAAGCTCAATGAGATGTTTCATGAGCGGTTGATCATCATGCCTGGAGCTGGGATTAATGAGAGAAATGTTAAGAAAATTGCCGATGAATGCAAATGCAGGGAAATCCATGCTTCCGCGAGAATTCCAAAGAATCAATTGACAACCTCGGGGATCTCCATGGGAGGAGGAACTGCTGATCTACAACCTCTAATGGTCACCAGCTCTGGAGTTGTtggaaaaatgatagaaattctGGGAATGTGA